Genomic DNA from Quadrisphaera setariae:
ACCATCCTCATCTGCCTCTACATCTGGAACGACGTCTTCTACGCGTTCTTCGTCGTCGGCGGGCGGCTCGACACGCTGCCGCTGAACCTGTTCCAGGTGGCCAGCGCCGGGGCGTACCTCAACAACTGGCACCTGATCTTCGCGTACGTGGTGCTCATGAGCCTGCCGCTGGTGCTGGTCTTCGTCATCGCCCAGCGGCGGATCATCTCCGGCATCACCGGCGGCGCGGTCAAGTAGCCGACCCGGACCCACCGGTCTCGCCAGCAGCGGCCTGGTGCTCCTCGAGGAGCACCAGGCCGCTGCCGTCCGGGTCGTCGACGTGGAGCATCGGCGGCACTCCGTCCCAGCGCAGCACCTGGGCGTCGGGCGTGCCCAGGCCATCGGGCTGCGGACCCGTCGGTGCTTGACGACCGCGTACTCAGTGTCGCAGAGTAGTGCTACTTAGCGACGCTGAGTACTGGCTCGAGGGAGGCTCCGCTGGACAACCAGGCCGAGGTGCTCAAGGGCGTCCTCGAGGGGTGCGTGCTGCAGGTCATCGACCGCGGCGAGACCTACGGCTACGAGATCACCTCGACGCTGCAGGAGCTCGGCTTCACCGGCCTCGTCGAGGGCACCGTCTACGCGATCCTGCTGCGCCTGGAGAGGAACGGCCTGGTCAGCACCGACAAGCGCCCCTCCAGCAGTGGGCCGCCGCGCAAGTTCTACGCCCTCAACGACGCCGGCCGGCAGCGCCTCGCCGCGTTCTGGGGCACGTGGGACCACGTCTCGACCACCATCGACCACCTCCGGGAGGACAGCCGTGCGTGACCTGCTCACCAAGCTCGTCGGCGAGAAGAAGGAGTGGCGGGCCATGCAGGCCCGCGCCGCCGCGCTCCCGGTGGACTACCGCGTGGTGTACGCGGAGATCCAGAAGTACGTCTTCAACCTCGCCGGAGGTGACGGCCGCTCGATCATCGCCCTGCTGGAAGACCTGCTCGGCCTCTTCGAGACCGGTGCCGCCGACGGCCGGCGCGCGCTGGAGGTCACCGGCGACGACGTCGCCGGCTTCTGCGACGAGCTGCTCCGCAACGCCCGCACCTACACGCAGGACTGGCGCGACAAGCTCAACCGCACGGTGCACGAGAAGCTCGGCGGGCAGTCCTGAGGGACGACGACGACGGCGGGCGTCGCGTCAGGCGCGGCCCCACAGCTCGAACGGCGTCGCGCCGGGTCTGAAGCCGCACGCCTCGGCGAGCGCCGCGGCGTCGCGGAAGCCGTGCGCGAGGGCTTCCGGGTGGTGGGCGTCGCTGCCGAACGCCACCGCGTCACCGCCGGCCTCGTGCCACCAGCGCAGCACCCGGCCCTCCAGCGGCAGACGGGTGTTGAGCTCCAGCGCCCGGCCGGAGGTGGCGAGTGCCGACAGGGCCGTGCGGACGTCGTCCTCCAGCGCCTCCCAGGGGATCGGCCCGGCGGAGGCGGGCCAGGTGCGCAGCGGGTAGTCGATGTGGGCCAGCACCGCGAAGGGCGCGTCACTGGCGGCCAGGGCTGCGACCTCGGTGAGGTAGGCGCGGACCACGTCGACGGGGTGGCGCTGGTCGTAGCCGTGGCCGGTCTCCACGTGCTCGACGCGTCCACTGGCCGCGGCGTCGGGGTGCAGGTCGGGCAGGGCGTGCACCGAGCCGACCAGCCGCTCCGCGCAGGTGGCCCGGACGAGCTCGGCGACGGGGTCGGGGTGCCAGTGCGGTTCGCTGAGCTCGAGCCCGGACCAGATGCGCAGGCCCGGGAACGCCTCGCGGCAGCGCTCCACCTCCTCCAGGTACGCCTCCACCTGCAGGGCGTCGCCCAGGAAGGCGCCGTGGTCGTCGACGTGACCGCTGTAGCGCTCGGGCAGCGGCTGGCCGTGGAGGTTCCACCGCGTGAGGTCGACGTGCTCGGTGAACGCCAGCGCCGGCACCCCGACCTCCACGGCGCGGGCGCACGTCGCGCGCATGTCACCGGCAGGGGCGTCCCAGGAGAACTGGCTGTGGACGTGGCCGTCGGCGGGCAGCACCCTGCGACGCTAGCGCCGTGCGCGGTGGTGGGCAGGGGCGGCAGCCGGAGGACCCGTCGAGCGTCGACGAGCGCCTGGGGGTGCTTCCGGGCTTCCCCGGCTCGGCCGACCTCGGCGGGCTGCCCCTCGCAGGCGGTGGGAGCACGGCGCTGCGGCGCGTCATCAGGTCCGCCGTGCCGATCGCCCTGCCGATCGCCCTGCCGATCGCCCTGCCGATCGCCGTGGCGGACGCCTCGCCCGACGCGGTGGCCGGCGAGCTGCCGGACGAGCTGCGGCGGTCCGCGGAGCGCTTCGGGGTGAGGGCCGTCGTCGACCTGCGCTCTGACGCGGAGGCGCGCCTGCTGCCCCATCCTCTCGCTGACCTGCCCGGGTACCGGTTGCTCCCGCTGATCGACGTGGCCGCAGAGCCCCAGCGCGACGTGACCTCCGAGGCCACGTTCGGCGACCTGTACGCCCGCAGCCTGGGGCGCAACCGCAGGACGCTGGTCGAGGTCTTCCGCGCGCTCGCGGCCCACGCGCGGGCCGCAGCTGCCGGGCCTGGCGCTGGCGCTGTGCTCGTGTGCTGCGCCGCGGGTCGCGACCGGACGGGCATGGTGGCCGCGCTGCTGCTCGACCTCGCGGGTGCCGAGCGGGGGGCCGTCGTCGACGACTACCACCGCGCCGGCAGCGGCTCGCCCGTCGTCGACCCCCCGACGGCTCCCACGCCGCACCGGAGAGGGGGGCCCGACGTCGAGGCGATGCTCGACCACGTGCACGCCCGCTGGGGCGGCCCGGCGGACTACCTGCGCTGGCTCGGCCTGGACGACGAGGAGGTCGTGACCCTCCGGTCTCTGCTGCGTCCAGAGGGCGCGGCGTGAGCGAGAGCCTGTCATCGCGCGGCGCGCTGCACCACGTCGAGCTGTGGGTGCCCGACCTGGCGCGGGCGCTGCCGCGGTGGTCCTGGCTGCTCGGTGAGCTCGGCTACGAGCTCTTCCAGGCGTGGGAGGGAGGCGCGAGCTTCCGGCTGGGCGCGACCTACCTGGTGCTGGAGCAGTCCCCGGCGGTGACCGCTGACCGCCACGAGCGTCTGCGCCCGGGGTTGAACCACCTCGCGTTCCACGCCGGCACGCGCGAGCAGCTCGACGCGGTGGTGGCTGCCTGCGCCGACCACGGGTGGAGGCTGCTGTTCGCCGACCGGCACCCCTTCGCCGGGGGTCCCGAACACTGCGCGGCCTACCTCGAGGACGACGACGGCTACGAGGTCGAGCTGGTCGCTGAACCGCCCCTCGGGCCGGTCTCCGGGTCGGGCGCCGGAGCCTGACCGGGGCGGTGCGCCCGCCAGAAGGTGTCGACCCCCGCGGCCGCGCGCGCCCGGATGCGCTCGGCCGGAGGCGGCGGCTCGCCCAGCATGCCGCGGTCGAGGTCGGCGCCCATCACGAGGAAGGCGAACTGCTCGGCTGCCAGCTCCGGGCTGGCCACCGCCAGCCGACCCCGCTCGGTGAGCGCGGCGAACGTGCTGGCCAGGGCGACGAGCACGGCCTCAGGCGCACGACGCCGGTAGTCCGCGAGCAGGTCGGGGAACCGCTCGCCCTCGCGCGCCAGCAGCCGGCGCAGCGGCACCACCGGACCGGCGAGCACCGTCAGCGCCAGCTCCTCCGCGACCCGCCCCAGCCCCGCGCGGAGGTCGCGGGCCCCAGCCAGCTCGTGGACGTGTGCGAGCAGCTCACCGGTGAAGCGCTCGGCGGTGTCGATCGAGCGCTCCAGCGCGGCGCGGAACAGCGAGGCCTTGTCGGCGTAGAGGTTGAAGACCGTCCGCTTGGCCAGGCCCGCCTCCGCCGCGACCTGCTCGACGGTGGACGCGTCGTAGCCGTGCGCGAGGAAGCACGCGGTCGCGGCCGTCAGCACGCGCTGGCGCGAACGCGCAGCGCGCGGATCCTCGCCGCGCGCCTCGTCGTCGTCGTGAGTCTCGGCGGACGCCACGATCGCTCCCTCCGGGTGAGGTCCTGGGACGAGGGTCCCGTCGGGGCTACCGTACGACCAGCGGTGTTGCACCGATCGGTGCAACAGGAGGGGGTGGGGGTCGTGGCGAAGGACGAGCTCGACACGTCGGCGGCGGTGACCCGCAGCCTGCTGGGCTGGGGTGTGGTCGCGGGGCCGTTCTACGTGGTGGTCGGCCTGGTGCTGGCGCTGACCAGGCCCGGGTTCGAGCTGTCGCACCACGCGCTGTCGCTGCTGGTGCTCGGTGAGCACGGATGGCTCCAGCGCACCAACCTCGTGCTGACCGGGCTCATGGTGCTGGCCGCGGCGGCAGGCGCGGCGCGCGCTCTGCGCGACGGCCGCGGGCTGGCCATCGCGACGGCGACGGCGGTCTACGGCCTGGCGCTGCTCGCGAGCGCCGCCGCCCTGCCCGACCCGGCGGCGGGGTTCCCGCCCGGCTCGGCGACCGCGTCGACGTCGGCGATCAGCACGCACGGACTGCTGCACATCGTCTTCGGGGCTCTCGGGTTCCTCGCGCTCGCGCTGGGAGCGTTCGCGGAAGGGCGCTGGCGCGCATCGCTGGGGGAGCGCGGAGCCGCTGGGCGCGCGCGGATGCTGGGGGCCGTGGTGCTGGTCGGGTTCCTCGCCGGGGCGGCTCTGGCGCAGCAGGCGGTCGGGACGCTGCTGCTGTGGGTGGCCGTGCTCGCCGGCTTCACGTGGCTGGCGCTGGCGAGCGCGCGGCTGTACGCGCAGGTGCCGCACCCGCTGTACGCCCGGCGCTCCGCCGCTGCCGCCGGCTGAGGCCGCTGGCCGAGTTCGCTGACCGCGGCGGGCGGCGGGTGAACGTCACCTGATCTTGGCGATCGATCGGCTCGTCACGCCCCCAGGGCCGGCCGATCGCCAAGATCTGCACCATCCGGGCGGAGCACAGCGCGGCGGGTGGCTGGCGCCGGCGGGTCAGGCGTCCCAGCGGACGGGCGTCGTGGTGCCGCTGACCCAGTCGGCGCGCATGAGGCCGTGACCGATGCCGTCGAACAGACGGCCGCCCTCGCCGGGCCAGGCGGACCGGTAGTGCGACTCCTTGACGAAGCCGCACCGCTGCAGCACCGCGCGCATGACCGCGTTGTCGATGCGGGTGTTCGCCTCGATGCGCTGCAGCTGGGGGTCGCGGTCGGACAGGTGCTGGCTGAGCCAGCGCACTGCCGCTGTGCCGAGCCCCCGCCTGCGGTGGGACTCGTCGATGCGGAGGTCGAACAGCGGTGTGCCGTCGTCGACGTCGTCGAACCGGACCAGGCCCGCGCGCTCGCCGTCGGCCAGGAGCCAGTGGGCGTGGGTGTGGGGTCCGACCCAGGAGCCGTCGGCTGCACTGGCGAGCGCCTGCTCGCGCGTCCAGCGCTCGCGGACGTGGAACGGCCAGGCCTGCCGGGTGAGGAAGTCGGCGAGGTGCTCGGCGTCAGCGGACAGGTCGAGCGGAGCGGTGGAGAGCGTCATGCGCGTCGCTCGTCTCCAGGCTGGGCCGACCGCCCCGCGGTGAGTGACGCGCTGCGGGCCGTGACCGGGACCGCCGGCGCGGCTGCAGCCGGCGGCTCAGGACGAGGCGGGCGCGAGGCGCCGACGAGCGCCCCTGGATCGTCAGGGCCGCTGCTCTCCGCCTTCTGCACGCCGCGTCCCACCGGTCGAGCATCGTCAGCATCGCGGTCCGGCGTCCACCCGTTTCTGCCCGGCCAGCGGTCAGGCTGGCGTGAGGTTCCGCCGGGGGAGGGGGCTCGAGTAGACGACGCTCGTGGTGATGCCGCCGAGCGTCGCCAGCTTGCCGGTGATGCGCTCCAGGTCGCGCATGCTGCGCGCGAGCACCTTGAGGATGAAGCAGTCATCGCCGGTGACGTGGTGCGCCTCCACCACCTCGGGCAGCACGGCGAGCAGGTCGTGGAACGGCTTGTAGTTGCCGCTCGGGTACGCCAGCCGCACGAACGCCTGCACGGCGTAGCCGAGCGCCTCCGGGGCGACCACCGCTGTGTACCCGGTGATGACGCCGAGGTCGGTCAGCCGCCGCAGCCTGTCCGCGGTCGCGCTGGGGGAGAGGTTCACCGCGCGGGCGAGGTCGGCGACGCTCATCCGCCCGTCCCGCTGGAGGGCCTCCACGACACCCCTGTCGACGGTGTCCAGCACGATCTGCGGGTTCGACGGCACGAGCGGCAGGATGCCAGCCGATCCACGGCTGATCCGCCCCGTCGCCGTGGAACGCCCCTGTCCAGCGCAGCGCCGCGCCGGTTCCATGGACGTCATGAACGGTCTCACCACCTCAGCCACCGCAGCGATCTCCGCCGTCGGCTTCTTCGCCACCCGCCTCGCCCACCAGACCGACCCGGCCGACCTGGCGCACGCGCGCGCCACGGGCGCAGCGCCGCTCGTCCTCGACGTCCGCTCCGCCGCCGGGTGGGCGCAGGGCCGCATCCCCGGCGCCGTGCACATCCCCCTCGCCGAGCTCACCGAGCGCATCGGCGAGCACGCCCCCGACCTCGACGCCGACGTCGTCGTCTACTGCTGGGGACCCGGCTGCAACGGCAGCACCCGCGCCGGCCTCGCCCTGGCGCTCGCGGGCTACGGCTGCGTGAAGGAGCTCGTCGGGGGCTACGAGTACTGGGTCCGCGAGGGCTTCGCCGTCGTCAGCGACGCCGGTCGCAGCCGCCAGGTGCCCGACCCGCTCACCGCGCCCGCCGGGTGATCGGCAGGATGGGCGGGTGGTGCGCGAGCTGACCTACGAGCACGTCGGTGCCACCCGCCCTGCCGACGCCGACTGGCCGCCCGCCGCGGTCCCGGCCGGCTACCGCCGCCACGAGTCCACCGTGCTCATCGGTCAGGACGACGACGGCGAGGACGCCGTCTGGCGCGCAGCTTCCGCCGCCGTGCTCGCCTGGGGCGTCAAGACGCGCAGCGGCTTCACCGTCCACCCGCCCTCAGGCCCGGGCGGTGTCCGCGATGGCGAGGAGCTGTGGCTGCACGCCGCGCTGGGAGCTCGCGCCGCCACGGTCACCGTGCGCGAGCCGGTGCGCGTGGTCGCCGTCGTCGACACCGACGACCGCCGCGGCTTCGCCTACGGCACGCTGCGCGGCCATCCCGTCAGCGGTGAGGAGGCGTTCGTCGTCCACCGAGACCCCGAGGGCCGGGTGCACCTGACCCTGCGCTCCCTGACCCGCCCGGCGCCGGGCGGTCCGTGGCGCCTCGTGTTCCCTGCGCTGCTGGTCGCCCAGCGCGTCTACCGCCGGCGCTACCAGCAGGCCCTGGTCAGCCTGCGCTGAGGCACCCGTCGCGCAGCACCGGCACGCGGTCGCTGGTGTCGGGCTCGGCGGCCACGAGCACGTCGCCCCGGTGCCCGGCGGCCACCAGCTCGGCGCCGCTGGAGCACTCGAGGAGGGCGCTCCCGACGTCGTCCTGAGTCGCTGAGGAGGCAGCGCGTGCGGCGCGGGCCTCCTGCGACAGCCCGGTCCACCCCAGCGCCACCAGCCGGTCGACCACGGCGCCAGCGCCCCACACGTCCTCGACCGCCGGCCGCAGGCTCCCGTCGGGCCAGCGCTCCCCGGCGGCGACCACCGCCACGCTCGCGCTGTCGACTCCGCCCGCCAGGTCGGTCAGCCAGCGCGCCACCGCTGCGGCGTTCCGCAGGCACGCCGCCACCACCACCGGTGCTCGACCGGCCAGCTCCGCGCACAGGCGCGAGCCGTTCGGGGAGGGCAGCACCAGCCGCTGCGGCGATGCAGCGCGCAGCGACACCGGCGACAGGCTCACCCCTCCCGCAGCCCGCGCGCGAGAGCGCCCGACGGCGAGCACCGCGTCGTGCTGGAGCGCCAGCGCGGTGGCGCGCTCGTCGTCGTCCCACGGGCAGGGCCACACCCGGCCGCCGCCGTCCAGCACCACGCTGACCGCCGTCGTGAAGGACAGGACGTCGACGACGACGACCGCGGCGACGTCCTCGGCGATGGCCAGCGCCCCGGTCACCCCCTGCTCGAACCGGATCCTGGCGCTGCCCTGGCGATGGGCTGCCGGCACCGTCAGGCGAGCGCCGCCCTGGCAGCGGCTGCCTGGCCGACGCCCGGCCCGTGGACGAGGGCCTCGGCGAGCGTCGCGTGCAGGGAGACGACGCGGTTGACGCCGGTGATGGTCAGCAGCCGGACGGCCTGCTCGCTCGCGCCGACCAGGGCGAGGCGCCCGCCCAGCGCCAGCGTCCGGCGCAGGGTGTTGAGCAGCGCGCCGAGCCCAGCGGAGTCGATGAACTCCACCGAGGCGAGGTCGACCACCACGTCCGAGGCGCCGCCGGTGCCGTCGGCGGGCAGCGCGAGGTCGGTGGCCGAGCGCAGGCGGTGGATCGAGGCGATGTCGAGGTCGCCGACCAGCGTCATGACGCGCAGCGGCAGCGCCGATCCGGCACGGGAGTGGTCTTCCACGGCGACGCGCAGGCCACCGGTCCGCAGGGGGCGGTTACCGGACGCGCCGGCAGCTGAGCAGCTCATGGACGACCCATCGAGGAGGGCGCGTCGAAGACCGCGGGCGCGCGAGACCGAGGTGCGGGAAGCTCCGGAGCCGTCCGCCTGGGGCGGACGGTGCTGGAGATCACCCAACGTAGCCCTGTGGCTGCGGAGGATCAAGGCTGCGGAGGACGCACAGGGCAGACAGGACGCACCGCACCTAGCCTCGACGCATGGACCTGGGACTGAGCGGACGCGTGGTGCTCGTGGTCGGGGGCACCGGGCTCGTCGGGAGCGCCGTGGTGCAGCGGCTGCGCGAGGAGGGGGCGACCGCCGTGGTCGCCTCCCGCTCGACGACCCCTGACGAGCACGGAACGAGCCTGCGGCTCGACGCCCGCGACGACGCCTCCGCGGCCGCCGCCGTCGACGCGGTGCTCGCCCACCACGGACGCCTCGACGGCCTCGTGGTGGCCGCGGCGCCCAGCGCGCGCACGCTCGACGCCTCCCGCAACGACGACCCGGCCCAGGTGCTGGAGGCGTTCGACGCGAAGGCCGTCGTCTTCCTGCGGCTCGTCAACGCCGTCCTGCCGGCGATGGAGGGGGCCGGCTACGGGCGGGTGGTCGGCATCAGCGGCCAGAACGCCTTCCTCACCGGTAACACCACCGGCGCGGTGCGCAACGCGGCGCTGGTCGTGATCGCCAAGAACCTCGCTGACGCAGTGGCCGGCAGCGGAGTCACGGTCAACACGGTGAGCCCCGGAACCGTCACCCCGACGCCGGCCGCGGAGGTGCAGCCGGGACGGGGCGGGGAGTCGAGCCCCGACGAGATCGCCGACCTGGTGACGTTCCTGCTGTCGCCGAGGGCGCGAGCGATCTCGGGGGAGTCGATCGCCACCGGGCACCGCGTTCGCGGCGTCGTCTCCTGCTGACCCGCACCGTCAGGACGACGACGGGCGTCACGGCGGCAGGGCCGGTCCTCGCCGCGGCGGAGTCGAGGGTCACGACGGATCCGGTCCTGGCCCTCGACTCCGCCAGCGTGGAGAGCGGAGGTGGCACCGCCGAACTGCCAGCGGTCGGCCTGTTGACGCATCTGCCGTGAGCCGTCAGGCTTGGCCCCGCACCACCTGAACCACCAGCTCCACGTGTTCCACAGGTCATGAGCGTCAGCGACAAGCCCTGGCTAGCTGACCGGCAACCCTCGCTCTGCGGCGGGGTGCCCCAGGTGACGACCCGACCGGACCCGCACCACGCGGTCTCCGGTAAGCGCGAGGCCCCTCCTCGGGGCAGAAGACGAGGTGTCGCGATGTCCTCCCTGCACCTGGCGCTCGCCCTCGGCGGCGACCGCCCCAGCTCCCCGGCCACCTGGGCGCACCTCGTGCGCGAGGCGGAGGTCGGCCTGCTCGACCTCGTCACCCTCGACGTGCCCCCGAGCACCGTGACCGCTGCAGACGCCGCGGCGCAGGACGCCGACGGCCTCGACGCCGTCCGCGCGGCCACCCGCCTGGCCGCTACGACGCGGTCCATCGGCCTCGTGCCCACCGTGAACGTCGGGCGCACCGACCCCGGTCAGATCGCCCGCGCCCTCGACGCCCTCGACCGCGCCAGCGGCGGCCGCGCCGGGGTGCACCTGCAGGTGCCCGTGCCCGCCGACGAGCAGGGCTGGGTCACCGCCGTCCGCCGCCGCTCCGCGGCCACCCACCCGGGCGCCGGGCCGCTGGTCGCGCTGCCCGGCCGGCCCGGCCGTGGCAGGCACACGCTCCCCGGCCGTGCTGACCTGGCCTTCGTCACCCCGCGTGACGTCGCCGCCGCCCAGCGCCTCGCCGCGGCAGCGCGCAGCGCCGAGCAGGCGCCGCGGCACCTGCTCGCCGACGTCGTCGTCGTCCTCGACCACCACGAGGAGCACGCGCTCGAGCGCGCAGCGCACGCCGCCCACCAGGCCGCCCCGAGCACCGCACCCGACGGCGCGCAGGTGTTCGCCGGGACCCCCGCGCAGCTGGCCGACCTGGCCCTCGACCTCCACGGCGCCGGGCTGGCCGGCCTGCGGCTGCACCCCGCCGACCCCGCCCGCGACCTGCGGGGCATCACGCGCGGCCTGGTGCCCGAGCTGCAGCGCCGCGGCGCCTTCCGCCGGGCCTACCGCGGCACCGACCTGCGCGAGCGCCTCTCAGACCAGCGCCCGGCCGACCAGGACCTCGCCGCGCAGCACCGCACCGCCGCCTGAGCGGCCGTCGAGCCATCTGTCCACTGCTGGAACACCCGACAGAGAACGAGGAGACCGCACCATGCCGCTGCACCCGAAGGGTTCCGTCCTGACCTTCGAGCTCCACGGTGAGGGGGAGGGCGTCCTGCAGGAGGTCGCCATCACCGGCGGGCCGCACGTGGTCCGCGCCGAGGGCCACCCCGCGTTCGGGGGCACCGACAGCGCCCCCAGCCCGCTCGACCTCGTGCTCGCCGGCTACGTCTCCTGCAACCAGGTGACCTCGAAGATCGTGGCGCTGGGCCAGGGCGTCGAGCTGGGCGAGTTCCACGGCCGGGTCGACGCCGAGCTCGACAACTCCGTGCTCGTCTTCGGCGCCGAGGGCAACCCCTCCTTCTCGAAGGTGACGCTCACCGTGGAGCTGGAGACCGACCTCGACGACGCCGCCTTCGAGGCCTTCGTCGCCGAGGTCAGCCGCCGCTGCCCGGTGACGCAGCTGCTGCAGCGCGCCGGCACCGAGGTGGTCAACCGCTGGACGAACAAGGTCCGCGTCGCCGCCTGACCTGCGACGTCCCACGTCCGAGCGGGCCGGGGGAGCCCCTGGCACCCCCGGCCCGCCCGCGTGGCAGGGTCCACGTCAGCTCCACAGCTCCACCAGATGCACGGACCCACAGGTCATGAGCGTCAGCGACAAGCCCTGGCTCGCTGACCGGCAACCCCCACTCGCGGCGGGGTGCCCCAGGGGAAGACCCGGCAGGGCTCGACCGAGCCCCTGTCAGCGCGACAGCCCCTCCCCGGGGCAGGACACGGACGGACACGACCATGACGACGACGAGCGCCCTGCTGACGCGCCGCCGCCACGTCGACCTCCTGCGCACCGCCGCGCAGCGCTGTCGCCTCGTACGCCGCTCCGCCTGAGCCCACCGCCCTCCCGCCGGGCTCGGCGGCCCGCTGGCGCCCGGCGATCCGCCGACGCGCCCGCCACTCCTGGATCCACGCCCTGACGCACCCCTGCGCCGACTGCAGCGGGCGTGCGCCACCCCCTGCCCTGAAGGACCCCCGTGAGCGACAGCCCGACCGCCGTGCGCCCCGCGCCGGCACCCCCGAGACCCCCGGACGACGAGCGCGTCGTCCCGCTGCGCCACCCCTGGCGCTGGGTGGCCACCGCCCTCGTGCTGGTGCTGCTCGCGCAGGTGGTGCACGGGCTGGTGACCAACCCCTTCTACCAGTGGGACCGGTTCGGCTACTGGTTCTCGCGGCCCGTCATCCTCGAGGGGCTGCTCATCACCTTGCAGGTCACGGCGTACTCGGCCGTGCTCGGCCTGGCCGGAGGCGTGCTGCTGGCGCTCATGCGCCTGTCGGGCAGCCCCGTGCTGCAGGTGGTCAGCTGGACGTTCACCTGGGTGTTCAGGTCCGTGCCGCTGATCGTCGTCCTGATCTTCCTCTACAACGTCAGCGCGCTGTACCCCGAGCTCGGCCTCGGCGTCCCCTTCGGGCCGCAGCTCGTCACGTTCGGCACCGCCGACCTCGGCGACGAGATGCTCATCGCGGTGGTCGCCCTCAGCCTCAACGAGGCGGCGTTCGCCTCCGAGGTGGTCCGCGGCGGGCTGCTGTCGGTGGACGCCGGGCAGCGCGAGGCCGCCGCGGCGCTGGGCCTGCCGCGCGCGTACCGGTTCTGGCGGATCGTCATGCCGCAGGCGCTGCGCTCGATCGTGCCGAACTACGTCAACCAGCTCATCGGCATCATCAAGGGCAGCTCGCTGGTGTTCTACGTCTCCCTGCTCGACCTGTTCGGCACCGTGCAGACGATGGGCGCCACCTACCCCGGCGACGTCATCCCGCTGCTGCTCGTGGCCACCACCTGGTACGTCGTGCTGACCAGCGTCGTCTCCGCCGCCCAGTTCCACGTCGAGCGGGCCTTCGCCCGCGGCGCCGACAGGACCCCGCCGCCCACGCCGTGGCAGCGCGTCCGGGCCGGGGCCGGTGACCTGGTCGCGAAGGTCCGCGCGGCGTCGTCCCCGGCCGCCCCGGTCAGCCCCCGGCCCGGCGGCCCCGCCGGCGGGAGCGTCCGGTGAGCGCCGCGGTGGAGGTGGTGCGGGCGAGCAAGTCGTTCGGGGACCGCCGCGTGCTCGACGACGTGTCCCTGTCCGTGCCCGCCGGGCGCGTCGTGGCGATC
This window encodes:
- a CDS encoding DUF1990 family protein, with the protein product MRELTYEHVGATRPADADWPPAAVPAGYRRHESTVLIGQDDDGEDAVWRAASAAVLAWGVKTRSGFTVHPPSGPGGVRDGEELWLHAALGARAATVTVREPVRVVAVVDTDDRRGFAYGTLRGHPVSGEEAFVVHRDPEGRVHLTLRSLTRPAPGGPWRLVFPALLVAQRVYRRRYQQALVSLR
- a CDS encoding DUF1048 domain-containing protein → MRDLLTKLVGEKKEWRAMQARAAALPVDYRVVYAEIQKYVFNLAGGDGRSIIALLEDLLGLFETGAADGRRALEVTGDDVAGFCDELLRNARTYTQDWRDKLNRTVHEKLGGQS
- a CDS encoding Lrp/AsnC family transcriptional regulator, which gives rise to MPSNPQIVLDTVDRGVVEALQRDGRMSVADLARAVNLSPSATADRLRRLTDLGVITGYTAVVAPEALGYAVQAFVRLAYPSGNYKPFHDLLAVLPEVVEAHHVTGDDCFILKVLARSMRDLERITGKLATLGGITTSVVYSSPLPRRNLTPA
- a CDS encoding PHP domain-containing protein; this translates as MLPADGHVHSQFSWDAPAGDMRATCARAVEVGVPALAFTEHVDLTRWNLHGQPLPERYSGHVDDHGAFLGDALQVEAYLEEVERCREAFPGLRIWSGLELSEPHWHPDPVAELVRATCAERLVGSVHALPDLHPDAAASGRVEHVETGHGYDQRHPVDVVRAYLTEVAALAASDAPFAVLAHIDYPLRTWPASAGPIPWEALEDDVRTALSALATSGRALELNTRLPLEGRVLRWWHEAGGDAVAFGSDAHHPEALAHGFRDAAALAEACGFRPGATPFELWGRA
- a CDS encoding 2-phosphosulfolactate phosphatase is translated as MTGALAIAEDVAAVVVVDVLSFTTAVSVVLDGGGRVWPCPWDDDERATALALQHDAVLAVGRSRARAAGGVSLSPVSLRAASPQRLVLPSPNGSRLCAELAGRAPVVVAACLRNAAAVARWLTDLAGGVDSASVAVVAAGERWPDGSLRPAVEDVWGAGAVVDRLVALGWTGLSQEARAARAASSATQDDVGSALLECSSGAELVAAGHRGDVLVAAEPDTSDRVPVLRDGCLSAG
- a CDS encoding VOC family protein translates to MSESLSSRGALHHVELWVPDLARALPRWSWLLGELGYELFQAWEGGASFRLGATYLVLEQSPAVTADRHERLRPGLNHLAFHAGTREQLDAVVAACADHGWRLLFADRHPFAGGPEHCAAYLEDDDGYEVELVAEPPLGPVSGSGAGA
- a CDS encoding GNAT family N-acetyltransferase, translated to MTLSTAPLDLSADAEHLADFLTRQAWPFHVRERWTREQALASAADGSWVGPHTHAHWLLADGERAGLVRFDDVDDGTPLFDLRIDESHRRRGLGTAAVRWLSQHLSDRDPQLQRIEANTRIDNAVMRAVLQRCGFVKESHYRSAWPGEGGRLFDGIGHGLMRADWVSGTTTPVRWDA
- a CDS encoding STAS domain-containing protein, translated to MSCSAAGASGNRPLRTGGLRVAVEDHSRAGSALPLRVMTLVGDLDIASIHRLRSATDLALPADGTGGASDVVVDLASVEFIDSAGLGALLNTLRRTLALGGRLALVGASEQAVRLLTITGVNRVVSLHATLAEALVHGPGVGQAAAARAALA
- a CDS encoding TetR/AcrR family transcriptional regulator; this translates as MASAETHDDDEARGEDPRAARSRQRVLTAATACFLAHGYDASTVEQVAAEAGLAKRTVFNLYADKASLFRAALERSIDTAERFTGELLAHVHELAGARDLRAGLGRVAEELALTVLAGPVVPLRRLLAREGERFPDLLADYRRRAPEAVLVALASTFAALTERGRLAVASPELAAEQFAFLVMGADLDRGMLGEPPPPAERIRARAAAGVDTFWRAHRPGQAPAPDPETGPRGGSATSSTS
- a CDS encoding rhodanese-like domain-containing protein, whose protein sequence is MNGLTTSATAAISAVGFFATRLAHQTDPADLAHARATGAAPLVLDVRSAAGWAQGRIPGAVHIPLAELTERIGEHAPDLDADVVVYCWGPGCNGSTRAGLALALAGYGCVKELVGGYEYWVREGFAVVSDAGRSRQVPDPLTAPAG
- a CDS encoding tyrosine-protein phosphatase, which translates into the protein MRGGGQGRQPEDPSSVDERLGVLPGFPGSADLGGLPLAGGGSTALRRVIRSAVPIALPIALPIALPIAVADASPDAVAGELPDELRRSAERFGVRAVVDLRSDAEARLLPHPLADLPGYRLLPLIDVAAEPQRDVTSEATFGDLYARSLGRNRRTLVEVFRALAAHARAAAAGPGAGAVLVCCAAGRDRTGMVAALLLDLAGAERGAVVDDYHRAGSGSPVVDPPTAPTPHRRGGPDVEAMLDHVHARWGGPADYLRWLGLDDEEVVTLRSLLRPEGAA
- a CDS encoding DUF998 domain-containing protein, which produces MAKDELDTSAAVTRSLLGWGVVAGPFYVVVGLVLALTRPGFELSHHALSLLVLGEHGWLQRTNLVLTGLMVLAAAAGAARALRDGRGLAIATATAVYGLALLASAAALPDPAAGFPPGSATASTSAISTHGLLHIVFGALGFLALALGAFAEGRWRASLGERGAAGRARMLGAVVLVGFLAGAALAQQAVGTLLLWVAVLAGFTWLALASARLYAQVPHPLYARRSAAAAG
- a CDS encoding PadR family transcriptional regulator is translated as MDNQAEVLKGVLEGCVLQVIDRGETYGYEITSTLQELGFTGLVEGTVYAILLRLERNGLVSTDKRPSSSGPPRKFYALNDAGRQRLAAFWGTWDHVSTTIDHLREDSRA